The genomic stretch AGGGAGCCCTACGAGCAGCTGGGGTACAGCAGCACCCACGCAAGGCAGCCCACCCATGGCTGGACCCATGGCTGAGGTACCACCaggcaccctgcaccccacaagGTGCCACCAACCCAGGCACCAGCGGGGAGGAGACCCAGGGGGACACCCAGGCCACAGCACCTGCAGTCCCCGGGGTGCTGAGCCCCCGGGAGAGGCACAAGACCCCCCCGGGTCTGCAACAAGCACCCCAGACCCGCGGGCAGGGCCCCCCCGGCTGCAGAAGGAGACGCCCTCGCAGCTCCCTCCGCGGCACCCCGGGGTGGGACCCCCCAGGCCCCCTCACCTGCACGTACGGCTCCCCCGCGGCCATGGcgtgcccccaccccccgctgctgccagcactgcccccctgctgcccgcagcccctTTATGGCCGCTAATTGCTGCTAAttggaaggggaggaggggttACGGGTCCCGCCCCACTCCGCCTCCCGTTCCGCCCCACGGCCCCTCCCCGGCCAGAGGAGCTCctgcggggtgctggggcgggTCCCCCCCCCCACTGCGGCACCCCAAGATCCCTCCCAGCTCGGGCCCCTTGTGCAGGGCATCTCGTGACCCCCCGTTCGGGACACCCCGAGAATCCCCATACGGGGCACCCCAAGACCCCACTTGGAACATCCTGAGAAGCCTCATCTGGGACCTTCCCCCCGCCCAGGACACCCCAAACTCCCTCCCTACCTGGGACACCCCAAGACCCCGTCGAGGGCACCCAAAGACCCATCCTATCTAGGACACCCCGAAACTGCCCTCATCCAGGGCACCCTGGGCCACCCTGGGCCCGGATCACATGCGCCCCAGGTCCCCCATGCAGGGGACTCCAAGCACCCACGTGCCACCACAGCCCCCCGGCACAGGCTCCCACTCCCCTCATTATGGAGAAACTCCGGGGACGATGGAAACCTGTGACCACGGCACCAGCAGTGTACTGACAGCCctctgtgggtgctgctgcccgTGGGTCCCCATGGCCCATGGGTGCCACTCTCTGTGGGTGCCACTGTCTGTGGGTCCTCACTGCCCACAGGTGCCACTGTCTGTGGGTCCTCACTGTCCACAGGTGCCACTGTCTGTGGGTCCCTACTGCCCATGGGTGCCACTGTCTGTGGGTCCTCACTGCCCACAGGTGCTGCTGCCCATGGGTGCCACTGTCTGCGGGTCCTCACCATCCACAGGTGCCACTGTCTGTGGGTCCTCACTGCCCACGGGTGCCACTGTCTGTGGGTCCTCACTgcccatgggtgctgctgcccatgGGTGCCACTGTCTGTGGGTCCTCACTGCCCGTGGGTGCCACTGTCTGTGGGTCCTCACTGCCCATGGGTGCCACTGTCTGTGGGTCCCTACTGCCCATGGGTGCCACTGTCTGTGGGTCCTCACTGCCCACAGGTGCTGCTGCCCATGGGTGCCACTGTCTGTGGGTCCTCACTGCCCACAGGTGCCACTGTCTGTGGGTCCTCACTgcccatgggtgctgctgcccatgGGTGCCACTGTCTGTGGGTCCTCACTGCCCACAGGTGCCACTGTCTGTGGGTCCTCACTGCCCAcgggtgctgctgcctgtgggtGCCACTGTCTCTGGGTCCCTACTGCCCATGGGTGCCACTGTCTGCGGGTCCTCACTGTCCACAGGTGCCACTGTCTGTGGGTCCCTACTGCCCATGGGTGCCACTGTCTGTGGGTCCTCACTGCCCACAGGTGCTGCTGCCCATGGGTGCCACTGTCTGCGGGTCCTCACCATCCACAGGTGCCACTGTCTGTGGGTCCTCACTGCCCACGGGTGCCACTGTCTGTGGGTCCCTACTGCCCATGGGTGCCACTGTCTGTGGGTCCTCACTGCCCACGGGTGCTGCTGCCCATGGGTGCCACTGTCTGTGGGTCCTCACTGCCCGTGGGTGCCACTGTCTGTGGGTCCTCACTGCCCACGGGTGCTGCTGCCCATGGGTGCCACTGTCTGTGGGTCCTCACTGCCCACGGGTGCTGCTGCCCATGGGTGCCACTGTCTGTGGGTCCTCACTGCCCACAGGTGCCACTGTCTGTGGGTCCTCACTgcccatgggtgctgctgcccatgGGTGCCACTGTCTGTGGGTCCTCACTGCCCACAGGTGCCACTGTCTGTGGGTCCTCACTgcccatgggtgctgctgcccatgGGTGCCACTGTCTGTGGGTCCTCACTGCCCACAGGTGCCACTGTCTGTGGGTCCTCACTGCCCACAGGTGCCACTGTCTGTGGGTCCTCACTGCCCAcgggtgctgctgcctgtgggtGCCACTGTCTCTGGGTCCCTACTGCCCATGGGTGCCACTGTCTGCGGGTCCTCACTGTCCACAGGTGCCACTGTCTGTGGGTCCTCACTGCCCACGGGTGCCACTGTCTGTGGGTGCCACTGTCTGTGGGTCCTCACTGCCCATGGGTGCCACTGTCTGTGGGTCCCTACTGCCCACGGGTGCTGCTGCCCGTGGGTGCCACTGTCTGTGGGTCCTCACTTCCCATGGGTGCCACTGTCTGTGGGCCCCTGCAGTCTGTAGGTGCCACTCTCCATGGGTGCTACTGTCTGTAGATCGCTGTTGCCCGTGGCTCCCAGCTGTCCACGGGTCCCCACTGCCCAAGGGTGCTGCTGCGGACCggtccctgctgtccccgcATGCCTGCGGTGGCCCGGCCAGCCTCGCAGAGCCGGGACGAAGCCTGGCTGACAGGCTGCCATGCGGAGGTGGCTGCTGATGGgtgcagctggggacagggtgACAAGAGGACGCCCAAGCAGGGCGGGAGGTGGGGGACGGCGAGCAGCACCACCTTGCCGGGAGCAGGAGCACCCGTGGGGACACGGAGGTGGCCAGACCCACAGCAGGGGGGtgggtccctgggcagggacaaATCCCCCCGTCGGGAGGAGGCAGATGTCCCCGGCAGTTCCTGTTCCTGCCCTGAGCACCCAAGCTGGCACCCACTTTTTTCCCAGATGGCTTCACCAAGCCTCGGCAGCCCCGCCGTTCCGCCCCGGCACTGGCACGGCTCCGGGGATGCCAAAGCCATCCCAGAGGGTGTCAGCTCCGGTAACCCAGCACACCCCAGCGGAGGAGTGCAACGTGGCAAGCAGGGCAATGAAAACGTTGCCCTTCCCCCGTCAAAAAATTGAGCGCATTCTGCAACAGGGAACACACAAAGccattttctgatgaaaaaataatgaatccCTAATTGCCCGAGGGCTGTCAGCGGCATGTGGCTCATTAACAAATCACGTAGGCGGGTTCGCGCCATGTGCAGCCTGTAGACACAGACCGGAGCTCCATTAATAGCGGAGCTTTCAGCCGGGGAGAAAATAGGCGCCCAGGCAGCCTTTCGGTAGTTACCGCTCCCCAAAGGGATCGATGGCACTTTCCGACAGCCGCCTCGAAAGCCCCGGCACGCTCGGGGAGAGCTGCGGCAGCAGCGGGtgcagcagccccggcacagcAAGATGCAGCGGCAAACCGTGCCGCGGTCGCCCGACGCCAGAGGATGGCACCCAGCGAAGCGGCGAGGCCCCGGGGTGCGTTTTCCCCATCAGCCCGTCCTGCGTTGCACCCCGGCTGCCCCAGGGAGTCCCGGCTCGGCCACGGGGTTTGCAGGAGGGTCCGTGCCCCCGGCACACGGGAAGCGGAGGGTAAACACTGCCGAAAAGCAAACCGCTGGCAGACGTACGGACACGCAGACATGCAAGGCAAAGCCAGAGCAGGGCGGCCGGTCCGGAGGATGCTGGAGCGGGCGCTGAGAGGCTGCAGGCGCCGAGACACCATAGGTAGCACATGAATTCATATATAGTAAAAAGTCTTTATTAAGAAGGCTTTGAagtcaaaaaataaaactcttgaTACAATTTTCATAACCGTCAAGTCAGCTCAGCAAATATATAATCAGTACTTTAGCCATGTAAGGTTAAAGGTccgttattttctttttaaaataaaatatattttagtttttaaaatttattcaaTAAAGTACATATTTTCCTATAAATTCCCTACATATACATAAagaggtaaaaaataaaaaaataaaactaagaaaaaaaaccaaaccaaaccaaaaccaaccacaaaataaaaaggagctAGAAATCTGTCTGGTTTTTGCGACATGGCATGTTaactgtgccccctccctgtcccGCGCACTTCCCCGCCTGGCCCGGCCCCTCCAGCCACGACCCCCGACCTCTCGTCATGCGTTTTTGGGCAGTTTTCACATTGGCAAAATAGAAGATAGACCTGCgttacaaaaaaaatatatatatatttatagaacCATCAAGAATCATCCAAAAAAATAACTACATACAAAAAGAAcgacaacaaaaaaattataataataatagaatgattttaaaaaaataaaagacaaccCTTGCGTGTCCTCAAATAAAAAGTGCAACCggaccttttctttctgtttatttaactTTGCAAACTGAATACTGTTATTTGGGAAGGACTGTTGAAGAACAGCTGggcttcctcctcccagccGCTGGGTGAAGAGTTAAAGCTATTCTGTAAACATCAGTTTCCTCCTCTCCGCAGTTTCACACCCCTCTTCCTCGTTGTCTTCGTCTGccccctcttccccacccctcccgACCCCCTGTATTTCGGCcaccctcccgccccgccgtcCTGCCCTCTCCGCCTCTCCagccagcaagcagcagcctctccttccccccccctccccgtgcgCCCATCGGATCCgttattaaataaaaaggttGATTTAAACAGTTTGAAGTCCTTAAAAAGCTGTgttggggtggaggggagggctGGCCGCCCCGGCGAGCCGCAGCCAGCTAGGAGAAGATGTGGATGGCTTGAGTGGCGGGAGTGTGGCACGCGGGACACTCGGGCTCGGCTTTGCCGCAGATGCGCATGGCGCACTCCATGCAGAAGAGGTTGTGGCCGCAGGGCACCAAGGCGGCGATCACCTCGCTCTCGAAGCACACCATGCACTCGCGGGAGCTCTTGCGGTGCCCGTCAGAGCTGCTGGAGTCGGTGGGCGAGCCCGAGGCGGCGGAGatgctgccaggcagggaggaggaggaggagtagCCGGTACTGTTGGAGAAGGAGGACAGAGAGCCTTGGGTGGGCAGCCAGGACAAGGTGCTGACGGGGTCGCTCTGGATGCGGCGCGCTAAGGGGTGGTCcagggccgcgccgccgctctCGGGGAGGGTGGGCGAGTGGCGCGGCGTGGCCGTGCCGCTGTTGCGTCTCTGCGAGCCGCTGACGgaggagcagctgctgaaggCTTGCAAGGGGTTGCCCGAGCGCTCAAAGGGCGACCAGATGGTGGTGGGCGTCGTGAGGTCGAGGGCCAAGAAGTCGAAGCCGAAGTCGCACTCCTCCGAGCCcagaggggccgggggctcgCTGAAGGTGAAGCCGCTGCTGGTGCTGtaggggctggtggggctggcGTCCGCCACCCGCCCGCTGTAGTAGGACTCGGTGGAGGTGCTGCCCAGGGAGCTGAGGCTGTCGTTGCGGAGGGCggccgaggggcggcgggcagggtggggggcctTGGCCCACAGGCTGGCCGTGCTGCCCTGCAGGTCGAGGCAGACGTCGGTGCCGTTGGAGTGGAAGTCGTTGTCGGCATTGACGTCAACGAAGGAGCCTGTCCGCATGGTGATGTGCGCCTCGATCTCCTCCCTAGCCCGGTCCACGTTCTCGGGCATGCCCGTCACCTCGAAGACGGGCTCCTTGTCCCGGCTGGGTGTCACGATGTAGGTGTGCGTCTGCTGCTGGATCCGCTTGATGGTGGCTCCCTTGGgccccaccaccagccccaccacacGGTACGGGACCCTCACCTGGATGGTGGTCTGTCCCGGCAGGTTGGGGGGCCCCTGCATCGCTCCCGTCAGCCCGTTCACTTTGTTGCGTGTCGCCCGGATCATGGAGAAGTGCTCGGCGGCCGAGAGGATCTCCCTTTTCGCCATCTCCACgtcctccttcctcccagtcACGATGAAAACAGGCTCCTCGCCCCTGACTGGCGTCTTGATGTACGTGTTGGTCTTGGCACGCAGGGCTTTGATtttgcagcctgcagagcaaggagaaggggaaaaaaatgacacgTCAAAGCCGAGACCTCGTGGGGACCCCCTCCCGGGATGGGGAGGTGCAGGACCAGCAGGAACCACCAGCTCCCTTTGGTTCTGCACCTGCAGCATGGGCACCCTTGGAGCGAGGGGTCCCCGCCACCTCAAAGGCAGCCAGGGGCTCACTGCTcggtgctgggggctgcactGCCTCGTCCGAGACGCACCAGGCTCCGGGCACCGGCCTGACCCTCTGCCACCACCTCCTCTACACCACGGTGGGGACTGAGGACCTGCAGGATGCAGCCCGGCTCCCGAGGGCTGGGACAACGCGTGGGCAGAGaggggccagggcaggcagccgTGGGGGCACTTTCTGGGCCGTTGAGGGGATAGGAAGCCCGGTTCACTCGACAGGTATTTTAAGGAggtgcaagggaaaaaaaagaagacactgaagatggaagggaaggaaaaggcttGTGTGGAACCTGCAGGTTTGTCAACGCCTCTCAGCCAGCAGCCAAACCCGAGAAACAGCCCTGGCTGCACCCCAACGGCAGCAGCGACAGCCCCGGAGGGACGGGGGAGCCAGGGctccccgcgggcgggcggcacAGGCACCCCCCGCCTCC from Pelecanus crispus isolate bPelCri1 chromosome 20, bPelCri1.pri, whole genome shotgun sequence encodes the following:
- the MEX3D gene encoding RNA-binding protein MEX3D — encoded protein: MPGSIYQPEGGQPARGPPRCLALLSPPPPAGQEPPPEPEPGREREGPPAQDEAAALRFALDQLSLLGLEEAGERGLRAAEAGGAGPEEPEAAAGGAGPGGLQARERGGGSPPAAGAASPPAAFGNFAPHLAPPAALLAEPLGALGSRKKSVNMTECVPVPSSEHVAEIVGRQGCKIKALRAKTNTYIKTPVRGEEPVFIVTGRKEDVEMAKREILSAAEHFSMIRATRNKVNGLTGAMQGPPNLPGQTTIQVRVPYRVVGLVVGPKGATIKRIQQQTHTYIVTPSRDKEPVFEVTGMPENVDRAREEIEAHITMRTGSFVDVNADNDFHSNGTDVCLDLQGSTASLWAKAPHPARRPSAALRNDSLSSLGSTSTESYYSGRVADASPTSPYSTSSGFTFSEPPAPLGSEECDFGFDFLALDLTTPTTIWSPFERSGNPLQAFSSCSSVSGSQRRNSGTATPRHSPTLPESGGAALDHPLARRIQSDPVSTLSWLPTQGSLSSFSNSTGYSSSSSLPGSISAASGSPTDSSSSDGHRKSSRECMVCFESEVIAALVPCGHNLFCMECAMRICGKAEPECPACHTPATQAIHIFS